The genomic region CGGCTACATGCTCTGGAGCGCGTCGATTACAGCCTACGCCGGGCTGGCGTGGAACGTCACCCGCGAATCCCAGTGGGGAACGCTCGAACAGCTGTTCATGTCACCCTTTGGCTTCGGTCGCGTGATAGCCGTGAAAACCGCCGTGAACGTGCTGGAGGCGTTTCTCTGGGGCATCGGTATTCTGGCACTCATGTTGCCCACGACGGGACAGTCGCTCGTCATCAAGCCGGTGACGGTGCTCGTCCTCGGGACGTTCGCGGTCGCGCCCGCCGTCGGTATCGGCTTCGTCTTCGGCGGATTGGCGATGCTCTATAAGCGCGTCGAGAACGCCTTCAATCTCGTCCAGTTCGTGCTGATTGGCTTGATCGCCGCACCCGTTGGCGAGTATCCGCTCCTCAAATGGCTCCCGCTCGCACAAGGGAGTTATCTCCTCGGGCAGGCGATGACCGAGGGCGTCCGTCTCTGGGAGTTTTCCGCGATGGAATTGGCGGTGCTGGTCGTCACCGCCGTCGGCTATCTCGGCATCGGCTATCTCGCCTTTCACCGGGCACAGCGGCGTGCGCGGCGCAAGGGAGTGATGGGTCACTACTGACCTCGATATCGGAACGGTCGGTTTCTCCGACTCGTGGGCCCGCCACACTCAGGATGGAGGCAGGTGGAGTGATAGGGCTGCTTGAAGTCGTTCGTACTACAAACTGAACAAACGTCCGGCCTGCCCGTCACCTCGGCGTTGGCTCGCCGTCGTGATCCAGTTCGTAGCCGTCCCGGTTTCGCGGACGAAATATGAACGGAGCTTCGTCAGGTGATAGTTGAACCTGCCCGCGGTCGATGATTGGGTGCGGCAGTAGTTCAAGGGGATCAGGTCGGTAACCAAGGTGACCGATACGCGCTCTCTATCCCGAATACCGGTTTCAACAAGACAACAACCTGTGATATGAGAACTCCGAAGATCAATGTTACAGGCTGGTTCCCCAATCTGTGGACTAGCGAATACAGATATATGGCAAAGATGGAGTTTTACTGTCTGGCCACGAGAGAACTTCTGTGGAACTGGATGATAACCATCGTGGCTGGGCCGAACGCTCAGGAGAATTCTCGCCGGCATACTACGCCCAGCTCGGCGCGAACAAAGTAAGTGAGATCCTCGCTTCTGTGTGTGAGTACTACCTGCCAGAGGACGCCGCGATTCTCGAAGTCGGCTGTAGCTCTGGCCGCCATCTCACCCACCTTCGTGAGAACGGATTCAGCGATCTCACTGGTATCGACATCAACGACGAATCATTTGACGTGATGGCCGACCAGTATCCCCAACTCGCTGCAACGGGCACGTTTCGAACTGGGATGATCGAAGAAATCGTCCCTGAGTTCCCCGACAACGCCTTTGATCTCGTCTACTCGGTAGAAACGCTTCAGCACATTCAACCGCAGAACACGTGGGTATTCGAGGAGTTGGCTCGCATCACCAGTGACCTGCTGATAACCGCTGAGAACGAAGGTAACAGCCC from Halococcus sediminicola harbors:
- a CDS encoding ABC transporter permease, with protein sequence MNTNGGFLTLVRAVAKKRALLMVRYPVNTLSQFAMTYFVFLIIFFGGQALAGAALADSIEGIIVGYMLWSASITAYAGLAWNVTRESQWGTLEQLFMSPFGFGRVIAVKTAVNVLEAFLWGIGILALMLPTTGQSLVIKPVTVLVLGTFAVAPAVGIGFVFGGLAMLYKRVENAFNLVQFVLIGLIAAPVGEYPLLKWLPLAQGSYLLGQAMTEGVRLWEFSAMELAVLVVTAVGYLGIGYLAFHRAQRRARRKGVMGHY
- a CDS encoding class I SAM-dependent methyltransferase, which gives rise to MELDDNHRGWAERSGEFSPAYYAQLGANKVSEILASVCEYYLPEDAAILEVGCSSGRHLTHLRENGFSDLTGIDINDESFDVMADQYPQLAATGTFRTGMIEEIVPEFPDNAFDLVYSVETLQHIQPQNTWVFEELARITSDLLITAENEGNSPQRGRADTNVSYVSGEFPLYYRNWKRTFSDLGFAQLSCEPSKRDTIRTFRAP